TGCCGACCACCACCAGCAGCACGCCGGCGGCGACCCGGACGAAGGCGCTGCGGCGCTTGGAGCCCTCGTCCAGGCCGAACCAGCGCTGCCACCGCGAGTCGTCGGCCTGCCGCCAGACCAGGGCGACGCCGACACCGATGGTGAGCAGCGGCCAGACGTACGGCTTGGCGGTCTGGATGTGCAGGGCGTTGAGCACGGCGATGACGCCGACCACCAGGGCGAGCAGGGCGACCAGTTGGCCGGCGCCTCCGGTCCGGCCGGTGCCGGCGGCCTCGCCGGGGGCCGGTGCGCCGCCCGGCCCGGCCGGGTCGGGGGCGCCGAGGAAGGTGCCCTGGAGGAGTTCGCGCAGCCGGGCGATGCCGCGGCTGCGGCCCTTGGTGGGCCCGGCGGGCCTGGCGGTGCCGACGCCGACCCGGACGAACGCGCCGTTGACGTAGGCCCACTGCGTGGCGGCGCCGGGCGCCGGTTCGCCGATGCCGATCGGCACCACGAACCAGAACGCCGCGTACAGCAGCGCGCCGATGCCCTGGGCGAAGAACAGCAGCACGAAGGCGAGGCGCACCCAGCGGACGGGCAGCCCGAGGTGGACGGCCAGGCCGTGCGCGACGCCGCCGAGGATCCGCCCGTGCGGGCTCCGGTACAGCCGCCGGTACGGCGGGTCCGCCGGCCCGCCCGCGGGATGCTCCGCCGCCGCGCCGGGGGCGGCCGGGGCGTCGGGTTCGGGGTACTGGGTCTCGCTGCCGGGTGCTGCCACGCCACAGATGGTCACACGGCGGCGGGTGCCGGTGCATCAGGGTCGGGCCCCGAGGTCTCTCAGGGAGAGATCAGGGTACGGACCGGGCCCGTGCCGGTTGGGTGCGGGCCCGGGAGCCAGCAGGATGGTGCCATGACCGACGAGCAGAGCACCGGGGCCGAGCCGGAGCCGTCCCAGGAGGGCCAGCGCCCGCCGTTGACCCGCAGCGACCGGCACCGGGTGGTGGCCGGCGTCTGCGGCGGTCTCGGCCGCCACCTGGACATCGACCCGGTGGTGTTCCGGGTCGTCGTCGCCGTGCTCTGCCTCTCCGGCGGGCTGGGCCTGTTCCTGTACGGGCTGGCCTGGCTGATCGTGCCGCGGCCGCCGGAGGCGGACGGCGCGCCGGGCCGCACCGAGCTCCAGCGGGTGCTGACCGGCCGGGTGGACGGGCAGTCGATCGGCGCGGTGCTGCTGACCGTGATCGGCACCGGGGTGTTCTTCTCCTCGATGGGCGACGGCGGCCAGATGTTCCCGCTGCTGCTGCTCGGCGCGCTCGTGTTCCTCGCCGTCCGGTACGACCCGGAGCGCCGGCGCCGGGCCGCCGACGGGGCCCCGGGCACGGACGGGCCCCAGGACGGGCCCCGGGACCGGCCCGAGGAGCAGGTGGAGCAGCTCGACTGGAAGACCTGGCAGCACCGGTTCGGTCAGGACTTCCAGGCGGAGTGGCAGACCCGGAAGGCGGAGATGCACGCCCGGCTGCGGGAGGCCCGGGAGAGTGTCGCCGAGCAGCACGCGCGGGCCCGGGCGGCCGGCGCCGTCCCGCCGGACAGCCCGCCGCCGGGCCCGTCCGGGTACCTGTGGGACCCGCGGCACCCGGAGCGCAATCCGTACCAGGGGCAGAACCCGCCGCCGGGGGTGCCGGCCCAGGCGTGGTGGCAGCGCACCGACCTCCCGGAGGGCGACCCGCTGCGCAAGCAGGCCCCGGCGGCTCCCGCCCGGCCGCGGCCCCGGCCCCGGCCGGACGGGGCGGCGGCGGACTGGGCGGGGTGGGCCTGCTGCTCGCGGCCGGCGCGGGGGCGCTGGCGTGGTGGCTGGCTGGACGGCACGGCGGGACGGTGCACCCGGCGACGGTGGCGGCCGCGGCGCTACTGGCGCTGGGCCTGGTGATCCTGGTGGGCGCCCGGTACGGGCGGGCCCGCGGGCTGACGGTGCCGGCCCTGCTGCTGGCCCTGCTGCTGGCCGGTTCGGGCGGCTCGGGCGCGGTGCTCGGCGCCGGCCTCGGCGACCGCACCTGGACGCCGGCCGCCGCGTCGGCGCTGCAGGACCACTACGCGCTGGCGGCGGGCGACGCGACGCTGGACCTGACCGCGGTGGATCCGGCGGGCGGGACGCTGAGCAGCACGGTACGCCTCGGCGCGGGTGACCTGAAGGTGCTGCTGCGGCGGGACGTGACCGTCCGGCTGACGGTGCGCAACGCGGTGGGGGACGTGCGGCTGCCGAACGGCGAGCGGCTGTCGGGGACGGGCCGCACCCGGGAGTCGGTGGTGCCGCCGGCTGCCGGGGCGGTGCCGCGCGGAACGCTGGATCTCACCCTGAACGTGGGTCTCGGAGACGTGGAGGTGGTGCAGGCATGAGAAAGCATCCGGTCGACCCGTTCTCGCTGGTGTCGGGGGCGCTGTTCACCGTGATCGCGGTGGTCTACCTGGCGGCGTCGCTGTCGGGCGACGTGGTGGACGGGCGGGTCGTCGTCCCGGTGGTGCTGATCGGGCTGGGGGCTGCGGGGCTGGCGGGGGCGGTGACGGCGGTGGCCCGCCGCGGCCGGTCGGCGGAGCCTGCGCCGCCCCCGCCCGAGGACTCCTGAGCGCCGGTCAGGTCTGCTGCCGGTTGCCGAGTTCCAGCCGGTCGCCGTTCCTGGTGACGCTGTACTTCGGCAGCGGCTTGGTGGCGGGACCGTTGACGACGGCTCCCGTCCCGGCGTCGAAGCGCGAGCCGTGGCACGGGCAGTACATCCGGCCGTCCCGGGGGCGTCGACGGTGCAGCCGGAGTGGGTGCAGATCGCCGAGAAGGCGCAGTACTGGCCGGCGGCGGGTTGCACGATGTAGATGGCGTCACCGCTGGCGGGGTCCTTGACCTGCGCGGATCCGCCGACCGGCACGGCCGAGGCGGCGACCGAGGGAGCGGCCCCGGTGCCGCCGGAGGGCGGGGCGACGGGGGCGGCCTCGGTGCGGCCGGGGCCGGGAGCGGACGTGGCGGGGGTGACGGTCACCGCGTCCTTGCCGCGGCCGAAGGTGGCGGTGAGGGAGCCGGAGAGCAGCCCGGCGCCGCCGAGGGCGACGGCCGCGATCCCGCCGTCCAGCAGGGCCCGCCGGCGGACGGTCTCCTCCGCGAGTCCGCGGGCCCGGTCCCGTTCGGCTCGCCGGGCCAGGTAGCCGTCGACGGACAGATACGGGGTGCCGGCGAGCACGATCGG
The Kitasatospora paranensis genome window above contains:
- a CDS encoding PspC domain-containing protein; translated protein: MAAPGSETQYPEPDAPAAPGAAAEHPAGGPADPPYRRLYRSPHGRILGGVAHGLAVHLGLPVRWVRLAFVLLFFAQGIGALLYAAFWFVVPIGIGEPAPGAATQWAYVNGAFVRVGVGTARPAGPTKGRSRGIARLRELLQGTFLGAPDPAGPGGAPAPGEAAGTGRTGGAGQLVALLALVVGVIAVLNALHIQTAKPYVWPLLTIGVGVALVWRQADDSRWQRWFGLDEGSKRRSAFVRVAAGVLLVVVGIVAFLVLQGSGSTLASVVEASLAVLAGMLVLVGPYALRMWQDLGAERTARIRAQERAEIAAHVHDSVLHTLTLIQRRAEDPKEVLRLARAQERELRLWLYRPDAVAEAAPDTLAEHVRAVVAEVEDRHGVPVELVCVGDCPMDERIAAQMQAAREAMVNAAKYGGGGPVQVYAEVEGRTVSVFVRDHGPGFDPDTVPEDRMGVRESIVGRMRRHGGTARVRPAAGGGTEVELEMERADD
- a CDS encoding PspC domain-containing protein, coding for MTDEQSTGAEPEPSQEGQRPPLTRSDRHRVVAGVCGGLGRHLDIDPVVFRVVVAVLCLSGGLGLFLYGLAWLIVPRPPEADGAPGRTELQRVLTGRVDGQSIGAVLLTVIGTGVFFSSMGDGGQMFPLLLLGALVFLAVRYDPERRRRAADGAPGTDGPQDGPRDRPEEQVEQLDWKTWQHRFGQDFQAEWQTRKAEMHARLREARESVAEQHARARAAGAVPPDSPPPGPSGYLWDPRHPERNPYQGQNPPPGVPAQAWWQRTDLPEGDPLRKQAPAAPARPRPRPRPDGAAADWAGWACCSRPARGRWRGGWLDGTAGRCTRRRWRPRRYWRWAW